The proteins below come from a single Bubalus kerabau isolate K-KA32 ecotype Philippines breed swamp buffalo chromosome 19, PCC_UOA_SB_1v2, whole genome shotgun sequence genomic window:
- the PPP4R3A gene encoding serine/threonine-protein phosphatase 4 regulatory subunit 3A isoform X1, producing MTDTRRRVKVYTLNEDRQWDDRGTGHVSSGYVERLKGMSLLVRAESDGSLLLESKINPNTAYQKQQDTLIVWSEAENYDLALSFQEKAGCDEIWEKICQVQGKDPSVDITQDLVDESEEERFDDMSSPGLELPSCELSRLEEIAELVASSLPSPLRREKLALALENEGYIKKLLELFHVCEDLENIEGLHHLYEIIKGIFLLNRTALFEVMFSEECIMDVIGCLEYDPALSQPRKHREFLTKTAKFKEVIPISDPELKQKIHQTYRVQYIQDMVLPTPSVFEENMLSTLHSFIFFNKVEIVGMLQEDEKFLTDLFAQLTDEATDEEKRQELVNFLKEFCAFSQTLQPQNRDAFFKTLSNMGILPALEVILGMDDTQVRSAATDIFSYLVEYNPSMVREFVMQEAQQNDDVSKKLTEQKITNKDILLINLIIEHMICDTDPELGGAVQLMGLLRTLVDPENMLATANKTEKTEFLGFFYKHCMHVLTAPLLANTTEDKPSKDDFQTAQLLALVLELLTFCVEHHTYHIKNYIINKDILRRVLVLMASKHAFLALCALRFKRKIIGLKDEFYNRYIMKSFLFEPVVKAFLNNGSRYNLMNSAIIEMFEFIRVEDIKSLTAHVVENYWKALEDVDYVQTFKGLKLRFEQQRERQDNPKLDSMRSILRNHRYRRDARTLEDEEEMWFNTDEDDMEDGEAVVSPSDKTKNDDDIMDPISKFMERKKLKESEEKEVLLKTNLSGRQSPSFKLSLSSGTKTTLSSQSPATNLPGSPGSPGSPGSPGSPGSIPKSTSQTAAITTKGGLVGLVDYPDDDEEDDEDDDKEDTLPLSKKAKFES from the exons ATGACCGACACCCGGCGTCGGGTGAAGGTTTACACCCTCAACGAGGACCGGCAGTGGGACGACCGGGGCACCGGACATGTGTCGTCCGGCTACGTGGAGCGCCTGAAGGGCATGTCTCTGCTTGTCAGGGCCGAGAGTGACG GTTCTCTACTTTTAGAAtccaaaataaatccaaatacTGCATACCAGAAACAACAG GACACTTTGATTGTGTGGTCTGAAGCAGAAAATTATGACTTGGCCCTCAGCTTTCAAGAAAAAGCTGGATGTGATGAAATTTGGGAGAAGATATGTCAG GTTCAAGGAAAGGACCCATCAGTGGACATCACTCAGGACCTTGTAGATGAGTCTGAAGAGGAGCGTTTCGATGATATGTCATCACCAGGTTTAGAATTGCCATCTTGTGAATTAAGTCGTCTTGAGGAAATTGCAGAACTTGTGGCGTCATCCTTACCTTCTCCCCTGCGTCGTGAAAAACTTGCACTAGCACTGGAAAATGAGGGCTATATTAAAAAGCTCTTAGAGCTTTTTCACGTGTGTGAGgatttggaaaatattgaaggactgCACCACTTGTATGAAATTATCAAAGGCATCTTCCTCTTGAATCGAACTGCTCTTTTTGAAGTTATGTTCTCTGAGGAATGTATCATGGACGTCATTGGATGCTTAGAATATGATCCTGCTTTATCACAACCACGAAAACATAGGGAATTTCTAACAAAAACAGCCAAGTTTAAAGAAGTGATTCCCATATCAGATCCTGAGTTGAAACAAAAAATTCATCAGACATACAGAGTTCAGTATATACAAGATATGGTTCTCCCTACCCCTTCAGTCTTCGAAGAAAATATGTTATCAACACTtcactcctttatttttttcaataaggTAGAAATTGTTGGTATGTTACAG gaagatgaaaaatttctgACAGATTTATTTGCACAACTAACAGATGAAGCAACCGATGAGGAAAAAAGACAAGAGTTG gttaactttttaaaagaattttgtgCATTCTCCCAAACGCTACAACCTCAAAACAGAGATGCTTTTTTCAAGACTTTGTCAAACATGGGTATATTACCAGCTTTAGAAGTCATCCTT GGCATGGATGATACACAGGTGCGAAGTGCTGCTACTGATATATTCTCATACTTGGTTGAATATAATCCATCCATGGTACGAGAGTTTGTCATGCAGGAGGCACAACAGAATGATGATGTAAGTAAGAAGTTAACAGAGCaaaaaataaccaacaag GATATTTTGCTCATCAACCTCATCATAGAACATATGATTTGTGATACAGACCCTGAACTTGGAGGAGCAGTCCAGCTTATGGGCCTGCTTCGAACATTAGTTGATCCGGAAAACATGTTGGCTACTGCCAAT AAAACGGAAAAGACTGAATTTCTGGGTTTCTTCTACAAGCACTGTATGCATGTCCTTACTGCTCCCTTACTGGCAAATACAACTGAAGACAAACCTAGCAAAG ATGATTTTCAGACTGCCCAGTTATTGGCATTGGTATTGgaattgttaacattttgtgtGGAGCACCATACCTACCACATAAAGAACTACATTATTAACAAGGACATCCTCCGGAGAGTGCTGGTTCTTATGGCCTCGAAGCATGCTTTCTTGGCATTGT GTGCTCTTCGTTTTAAGAGAAAGATCATTGGATTAAAAGATGAGTTTTACAACCGCTACATaatgaaaagttttttatttGAACCAGTAGTCAAAGCATTTCTCAACAATGGATCCCGCTACAATCTGATGAACTCTGCTATAATAGAAATGTTTGAATTTATTAGAGTG GAAGATATAAAATCATTAACTGCTCATGTAGTTGAAAATTACTGGAAAGCACTGGAAGATGTAGATTATGTACAAACATTTAAAGGATTGAAACTGAGATTTGAACAACAAAGAGAAAGGCAAGATAATCCCAAACTTGACAG TATGCGTTCCATTTTGAGGAATCATCGATATCGAAGAGATGCTAGAACACTAGAAGATGAAGAGGAGATGTGGTTCAACACAGATGAAGACGACatggaagatggagaagctgtagtGTCTCCATCTGACAAAACTAAGAATGATGATGACATTATGGATCCAATAAGTAAATTCATGGAGAGGAAGAAAT taaaagaaagtgaggaaaaggAGGTGCTTCTGAAAACGAATCTTTCTGGTCGGCAGAGCCCAAGTTTCAAGCTTTCCCTCTCTAGTGGAACAAAGACGACCCTCTCCAGCCAGTCACCTGCAACAAATCTGCCTGGTTCTCCAGGATCACCTGGATCCCCAGGGTCTCCAGGCTCTCCTGGATCCATCCCTAAAAGTACATCTCAGACGGCAGCTATTACTACCAAG ggaggcctcgtgGGTCTGGTAGATTACCCTGACGATGATGAAGAGGACGATGAGGATGACGACAAGGAAGACACTCTGCCGTTGTCAAAGAAAGCAAAGTTTGAGTCATAA
- the PPP4R3A gene encoding serine/threonine-protein phosphatase 4 regulatory subunit 3A isoform X2, producing the protein MTDTRRRVKVYTLNEDRQWDDRGTGHVSSGYVERLKGMSLLVRAESDGSLLLESKINPNTAYQKQQDTLIVWSEAENYDLALSFQEKAGCDEIWEKICQVQGKDPSVDITQDLVDESEEERFDDMSSPGLELPSCELSRLEEIAELVASSLPSPLRREKLALALENEGYIKKLLELFHVCEDLENIEGLHHLYEIIKGIFLLNRTALFEVMFSEECIMDVIGCLEYDPALSQPRKHREFLTKTAKFKEVIPISDPELKQKIHQTYRVQYIQDMVLPTPSVFEENMLSTLHSFIFFNKVEIVGMLQEDEKFLTDLFAQLTDEATDEEKRQELVNFLKEFCAFSQTLQPQNRDAFFKTLSNMGILPALEVILGMDDTQVRSAATDIFSYLVEYNPSMVREFVMQEAQQNDDDILLINLIIEHMICDTDPELGGAVQLMGLLRTLVDPENMLATANKTEKTEFLGFFYKHCMHVLTAPLLANTTEDKPSKDDFQTAQLLALVLELLTFCVEHHTYHIKNYIINKDILRRVLVLMASKHAFLALCALRFKRKIIGLKDEFYNRYIMKSFLFEPVVKAFLNNGSRYNLMNSAIIEMFEFIRVEDIKSLTAHVVENYWKALEDVDYVQTFKGLKLRFEQQRERQDNPKLDSMRSILRNHRYRRDARTLEDEEEMWFNTDEDDMEDGEAVVSPSDKTKNDDDIMDPISKFMERKKLKESEEKEVLLKTNLSGRQSPSFKLSLSSGTKTTLSSQSPATNLPGSPGSPGSPGSPGSPGSIPKSTSQTAAITTKGGLVGLVDYPDDDEEDDEDDDKEDTLPLSKKAKFES; encoded by the exons ATGACCGACACCCGGCGTCGGGTGAAGGTTTACACCCTCAACGAGGACCGGCAGTGGGACGACCGGGGCACCGGACATGTGTCGTCCGGCTACGTGGAGCGCCTGAAGGGCATGTCTCTGCTTGTCAGGGCCGAGAGTGACG GTTCTCTACTTTTAGAAtccaaaataaatccaaatacTGCATACCAGAAACAACAG GACACTTTGATTGTGTGGTCTGAAGCAGAAAATTATGACTTGGCCCTCAGCTTTCAAGAAAAAGCTGGATGTGATGAAATTTGGGAGAAGATATGTCAG GTTCAAGGAAAGGACCCATCAGTGGACATCACTCAGGACCTTGTAGATGAGTCTGAAGAGGAGCGTTTCGATGATATGTCATCACCAGGTTTAGAATTGCCATCTTGTGAATTAAGTCGTCTTGAGGAAATTGCAGAACTTGTGGCGTCATCCTTACCTTCTCCCCTGCGTCGTGAAAAACTTGCACTAGCACTGGAAAATGAGGGCTATATTAAAAAGCTCTTAGAGCTTTTTCACGTGTGTGAGgatttggaaaatattgaaggactgCACCACTTGTATGAAATTATCAAAGGCATCTTCCTCTTGAATCGAACTGCTCTTTTTGAAGTTATGTTCTCTGAGGAATGTATCATGGACGTCATTGGATGCTTAGAATATGATCCTGCTTTATCACAACCACGAAAACATAGGGAATTTCTAACAAAAACAGCCAAGTTTAAAGAAGTGATTCCCATATCAGATCCTGAGTTGAAACAAAAAATTCATCAGACATACAGAGTTCAGTATATACAAGATATGGTTCTCCCTACCCCTTCAGTCTTCGAAGAAAATATGTTATCAACACTtcactcctttatttttttcaataaggTAGAAATTGTTGGTATGTTACAG gaagatgaaaaatttctgACAGATTTATTTGCACAACTAACAGATGAAGCAACCGATGAGGAAAAAAGACAAGAGTTG gttaactttttaaaagaattttgtgCATTCTCCCAAACGCTACAACCTCAAAACAGAGATGCTTTTTTCAAGACTTTGTCAAACATGGGTATATTACCAGCTTTAGAAGTCATCCTT GGCATGGATGATACACAGGTGCGAAGTGCTGCTACTGATATATTCTCATACTTGGTTGAATATAATCCATCCATGGTACGAGAGTTTGTCATGCAGGAGGCACAACAGAATGATGAT GATATTTTGCTCATCAACCTCATCATAGAACATATGATTTGTGATACAGACCCTGAACTTGGAGGAGCAGTCCAGCTTATGGGCCTGCTTCGAACATTAGTTGATCCGGAAAACATGTTGGCTACTGCCAAT AAAACGGAAAAGACTGAATTTCTGGGTTTCTTCTACAAGCACTGTATGCATGTCCTTACTGCTCCCTTACTGGCAAATACAACTGAAGACAAACCTAGCAAAG ATGATTTTCAGACTGCCCAGTTATTGGCATTGGTATTGgaattgttaacattttgtgtGGAGCACCATACCTACCACATAAAGAACTACATTATTAACAAGGACATCCTCCGGAGAGTGCTGGTTCTTATGGCCTCGAAGCATGCTTTCTTGGCATTGT GTGCTCTTCGTTTTAAGAGAAAGATCATTGGATTAAAAGATGAGTTTTACAACCGCTACATaatgaaaagttttttatttGAACCAGTAGTCAAAGCATTTCTCAACAATGGATCCCGCTACAATCTGATGAACTCTGCTATAATAGAAATGTTTGAATTTATTAGAGTG GAAGATATAAAATCATTAACTGCTCATGTAGTTGAAAATTACTGGAAAGCACTGGAAGATGTAGATTATGTACAAACATTTAAAGGATTGAAACTGAGATTTGAACAACAAAGAGAAAGGCAAGATAATCCCAAACTTGACAG TATGCGTTCCATTTTGAGGAATCATCGATATCGAAGAGATGCTAGAACACTAGAAGATGAAGAGGAGATGTGGTTCAACACAGATGAAGACGACatggaagatggagaagctgtagtGTCTCCATCTGACAAAACTAAGAATGATGATGACATTATGGATCCAATAAGTAAATTCATGGAGAGGAAGAAAT taaaagaaagtgaggaaaaggAGGTGCTTCTGAAAACGAATCTTTCTGGTCGGCAGAGCCCAAGTTTCAAGCTTTCCCTCTCTAGTGGAACAAAGACGACCCTCTCCAGCCAGTCACCTGCAACAAATCTGCCTGGTTCTCCAGGATCACCTGGATCCCCAGGGTCTCCAGGCTCTCCTGGATCCATCCCTAAAAGTACATCTCAGACGGCAGCTATTACTACCAAG ggaggcctcgtgGGTCTGGTAGATTACCCTGACGATGATGAAGAGGACGATGAGGATGACGACAAGGAAGACACTCTGCCGTTGTCAAAGAAAGCAAAGTTTGAGTCATAA